The Thermosynechococcus sp. genome has a segment encoding these proteins:
- the cruG gene encoding 2'-O-glycosyltransferase CruG, which translates to MSTVAVGLAAIASGAIVAQAPWAAVLIARLGSGWRRPSPLTPQPSRPENLAKVSIIVPTLNEAQRLHPCLEGLMRQGYEVREILIVDSHSQDGTVEIVRAAQHCDPRLRLEFDPPLPPGWVGRPWALHTGFCRVHPDSEWILGIDADTQPQPGLVASLLETAQREQLDLISLSPCFVLKTGGEWWLQPALLLTLIYRFGAAAPVATQPERTLANGQCLLVRRSCLAAIGGYQVAASSFCDDVTLVRAIAAAGARVAFRDGSKVLKVRMYEGMAETWREWGRSLDLKDATPVAQVWGDAYFLWAVQGLPLPLLVLGLVALAVTTPTLPLEMATLLNGLLVLIRWGMTLAIAPVYDWQTGQGRWLFWLSPLADPLAALRITLSSWQRPQQWRGRTYSSQT; encoded by the coding sequence TTGAGTACCGTTGCAGTTGGGCTAGCAGCGATCGCCAGCGGCGCGATCGTGGCACAGGCACCTTGGGCGGCTGTTTTGATCGCCCGTTTGGGGTCGGGTTGGCGACGCCCTTCCCCCTTGACCCCTCAGCCCTCCCGCCCAGAAAACTTGGCCAAGGTATCAATTATTGTGCCCACCCTCAATGAGGCGCAGCGACTGCACCCCTGTTTGGAGGGTCTCATGCGCCAGGGCTACGAGGTGCGGGAAATTCTGATTGTTGATAGCCATTCCCAAGATGGCACAGTTGAGATTGTGCGGGCAGCGCAACACTGCGATCCCCGTCTGCGCCTGGAGTTTGATCCTCCCCTACCGCCGGGGTGGGTGGGGCGGCCTTGGGCACTACATACGGGCTTTTGTCGTGTCCATCCCGATAGTGAATGGATTTTGGGGATTGATGCGGATACGCAACCGCAGCCCGGTCTTGTGGCCAGTCTTTTGGAAACAGCACAGCGGGAGCAATTGGATCTCATTTCCCTCTCCCCCTGCTTTGTCCTCAAAACAGGGGGCGAATGGTGGCTGCAACCGGCGTTGCTTTTAACCTTGATCTATCGCTTTGGTGCAGCTGCGCCTGTGGCAACGCAACCGGAGCGGACTTTGGCCAATGGTCAGTGCCTGTTGGTGCGGCGATCCTGCCTCGCAGCGATCGGGGGGTACCAGGTTGCCGCTTCCTCCTTTTGTGACGATGTGACCTTGGTGCGAGCCATAGCAGCGGCGGGGGCACGGGTGGCCTTTCGTGATGGCTCAAAGGTACTCAAGGTGCGCATGTATGAAGGAATGGCAGAAACTTGGCGGGAATGGGGGCGATCGCTGGACCTGAAGGATGCAACCCCAGTCGCCCAAGTGTGGGGCGATGCCTATTTCCTCTGGGCAGTCCAGGGATTGCCGTTGCCCCTGTTGGTTTTGGGGTTAGTGGCCCTGGCAGTAACTACTCCTACCCTGCCCCTTGAGATGGCGACATTGCTCAATGGCCTACTGGTGCTGATTCGCTGGGGCATGACACTGGCGATCGCCCCTGTCTATGATTGGCAGACGGGTCAAGGGCGCTGGCTCTTTTGGCTGTCACCTCTTGCGGATCCCCTAGCGGCACTGCGCATTACCCTCTCCTCTTGGCAACGTCCCCAGCAGTGGCGAGGCCGAACCTACAGTTCGCAAACTTAG
- a CDS encoding methionine gamma-lyase family protein, protein MTLARTSLITAAQGALATTFAEIDGRVKKNLDRVLAAFRQHRLGVHHFSSMTGYGHGDLGREVLDRVFAELMGAEAALVRVQFVSGTHAIATALFGVLRPGDELISLAGAPYDTLEEVIGLRGQGQGSLKDFGIHYREIPLLASGEPDWGAIATCVQPQTRLVLIQRSCGYTWRPSLSLEDIGKMIQLIKSQNPNVVCFVDNCYGEFVETQEPPHVGADLIAGSLIKNPGGTIATAGGYLAGRADIIEQASYRLTAPGIGHEGGATFDQHRLLFQGLFLAPQMVGEALKCAHLLAYVFDQLGYPVNPAPLTRRRDVIQAIQLGSPEKLIAFCRTLQRYSPVGSYLDPVPAPMPGYADDLVMAGGTFIDGSTSELSADGPLRPPYIVFCQGGTHYTHMALILEALLEDQTF, encoded by the coding sequence ATGACATTGGCGAGAACATCACTCATCACTGCTGCCCAAGGGGCACTTGCAACCACATTTGCGGAAATTGATGGCCGCGTCAAGAAAAATTTGGATCGCGTTCTAGCAGCCTTTCGGCAGCACCGACTGGGGGTACACCACTTCAGTAGCATGACCGGCTATGGCCACGGCGATCTGGGGCGAGAGGTCCTGGATCGAGTGTTTGCAGAGCTGATGGGGGCAGAGGCAGCTTTAGTGCGGGTGCAATTTGTCTCTGGTACCCACGCGATCGCCACCGCCCTGTTTGGGGTGTTGCGTCCTGGGGATGAACTCATTTCCCTTGCCGGTGCCCCCTACGACACCCTAGAAGAGGTGATTGGCCTGCGGGGTCAAGGACAGGGCTCCCTGAAGGACTTTGGTATTCACTATCGCGAGATTCCCCTGCTGGCCAGTGGTGAGCCAGATTGGGGGGCGATCGCCACCTGTGTTCAACCCCAAACCCGACTGGTGCTCATTCAACGCTCCTGCGGCTACACATGGCGCCCCAGCCTCAGCCTCGAAGACATTGGCAAAATGATTCAACTGATCAAGAGTCAAAATCCCAATGTGGTCTGTTTTGTGGATAACTGCTACGGTGAATTTGTCGAGACCCAAGAACCACCCCATGTCGGTGCCGATTTAATTGCTGGCTCACTGATTAAAAACCCTGGGGGTACCATCGCCACAGCGGGGGGCTATTTAGCAGGACGCGCTGATATCATTGAGCAGGCCAGTTATCGCCTCACCGCACCGGGAATTGGGCATGAAGGGGGGGCCACGTTTGATCAACATCGCCTGCTCTTTCAAGGGCTCTTCTTAGCACCACAAATGGTCGGTGAAGCCCTTAAGTGTGCCCACCTATTGGCCTATGTCTTTGACCAACTGGGCTATCCAGTCAATCCTGCCCCCCTCACCCGCCGCCGCGATGTCATTCAAGCCATCCAATTGGGCAGTCCTGAGAAGCTGATTGCCTTTTGCCGCACCTTGCAACGCTACTCCCCCGTGGGTTCCTACTTGGATCCGGTACCGGCACCCATGCCCGGCTATGCCGATGATCTGGTGATGGCTGGCGGCACGTTTATTGATGGTAGCACCTCAGAACTGTCTGCTGATGGCCCTTTGCGTCCGCCCTATATTGTCTTTTGTCAGGGAGGGACCCACTACACCCACATGGCCTTAATTTTAGAAGCGCTCCTAGAGGATCAAACCTTTTGA
- a CDS encoding glycosyltransferase: protein MRASDRVLVSRQQDADWLLTFLPPERVAWFQRGIDRDRFHPRFRHPRWLREEYHLPEQPIILFVGRVDASKNVLLLARAAQVLASQGKAFHVLIVGEGAQAALVKDLLGDRVTLIGKVPQEKLGAIYASSDLFVFPSESETGPNVVVEARAAGLPVVISGFDAGRKYVQAAGEDGVVVCSRDPQDWAAAISRLLDDTHYRQRMGAQAHQITQATCPTWQAAFEQSILFQWEAVAQAYGWPQKV from the coding sequence ATGCGGGCCAGCGATCGCGTGCTGGTCTCGCGGCAGCAGGATGCCGATTGGCTGCTCACGTTTTTGCCCCCTGAGCGGGTGGCGTGGTTTCAGCGGGGCATTGATCGCGATCGCTTTCATCCGCGATTTCGCCATCCCCGATGGCTACGGGAGGAGTATCACCTGCCAGAGCAGCCGATCATACTTTTTGTCGGTCGGGTAGATGCCAGTAAAAATGTGCTCCTGTTGGCGCGGGCAGCTCAGGTGTTAGCTAGCCAGGGAAAGGCGTTCCATGTGCTAATTGTGGGTGAAGGGGCGCAGGCTGCCCTTGTCAAAGACCTCTTGGGCGATCGCGTCACCCTCATCGGCAAGGTGCCCCAAGAAAAATTGGGGGCAATTTATGCCAGCAGTGATCTATTTGTTTTTCCCTCGGAGTCGGAAACAGGACCCAATGTGGTGGTGGAAGCACGGGCAGCGGGATTACCGGTCGTCATTTCTGGTTTTGATGCTGGACGCAAATATGTCCAAGCTGCAGGGGAGGATGGGGTAGTGGTTTGCAGTCGCGACCCCCAAGATTGGGCAGCTGCCATTAGCCGGCTGTTAGACGATACCCACTATCGCCAGCGGATGGGGGCACAAGCACACCAAATTACCCAAGCGACCTGCCCCACCTGGCAGGCAGCCTTTGAGCAAAGCATTTTGTTTCAATGGGAAGCAGTTGCCCAAGCCTACGGCTGGCCTCAAAAGGTTTGA
- a CDS encoding TM2 domain-containing protein: MMGYRNRAIAILLALAGIFLPGLHKFYLRQPLWGGVYLMLGLLFSTEPHGSLGSIARIACVIEAVWYLFQGAEAFDATFNPNISAVVPKLPSPSS, translated from the coding sequence ATGATGGGCTATCGTAATCGCGCGATCGCTATTCTCTTAGCGTTGGCTGGCATCTTTCTGCCGGGACTTCATAAGTTTTATTTGCGCCAACCCCTATGGGGTGGAGTTTACCTGATGCTGGGGCTACTTTTTTCGACAGAACCCCACGGTTCTCTAGGTAGCATTGCGCGTATTGCCTGTGTGATTGAGGCCGTGTGGTATTTGTTTCAGGGGGCTGAGGCCTTTGATGCCACCTTTAACCCCAACATTAGTGCGGTGGTTCCAAAGCTGCCGAGCCCCTCCTCTTGA
- a CDS encoding DUF760 domain-containing protein → MVFDPGNANFYQPSTEDGQPNLLLKYLQSQSPEVLSRIARSVSPEIRQIISQNVQGLVGGLPSEDFNVQIATDRDNLAGLLASAMMTGYFLRQMEQRMELEMRLGDLPMP, encoded by the coding sequence ATGGTCTTTGATCCCGGAAACGCTAATTTCTACCAGCCTTCTACGGAGGATGGGCAGCCCAATCTGCTCCTGAAGTACCTGCAAAGCCAATCGCCAGAAGTTTTGAGCCGTATTGCTCGTTCCGTCAGTCCAGAAATTCGCCAAATTATCAGCCAAAATGTTCAAGGTCTCGTGGGTGGTCTGCCCTCTGAGGATTTTAATGTCCAAATTGCCACCGATCGCGATAACTTGGCGGGGTTATTGGCCTCAGCCATGATGACGGGGTATTTTCTGCGCCAGATGGAACAGCGCATGGAGCTGGAAATGCGCCTCGGCGATCTACCGATGCCCTAG
- the ebsA gene encoding type IV pilus biogenesis protein EbsA translates to MTALDQLQPANPREVNIFAPYMRAEKRPLLPLGIALYRVGKLEGQRGIEGGNNVDFVATWTIANLPADLSRCTVTFDNSPDLQYEMSITTFELVDYLIDVIINYKKHRIADFSKAFYRKLLRLE, encoded by the coding sequence ATGACCGCCCTCGATCAGCTTCAGCCTGCCAACCCTCGGGAAGTCAATATCTTTGCCCCCTATATGCGTGCTGAGAAGCGTCCGCTACTACCCTTGGGCATCGCCCTCTACCGTGTGGGTAAGTTGGAGGGACAACGCGGAATTGAAGGCGGTAACAATGTTGATTTTGTTGCCACATGGACGATCGCTAACTTGCCGGCGGATTTATCCCGCTGTACGGTGACCTTTGATAACTCTCCTGATCTGCAGTACGAAATGTCTATCACCACATTTGAACTGGTGGATTATCTCATTGATGTGATTATCAACTATAAAAAACATCGTATTGCTGATTTTTCCAAAGCGTTTTATCGTAAGCTGTTACGGCTTGAGTAA
- a CDS encoding phosphotransacetylase family protein: MGKHLLIGSMVPYSGKSATIIGLAKLCRDRHLRIAYGKPLGTYQPATDSEDTEADVSFLQETLNLENVRPTLLTLTPEAIKARLTGTDQQDYRQALAAYHHINSEDLVLLEGPATLAEGRLFDLDLAQMAAVLEAPILLVVRYESPLVVELLLLAKSELGDRLLGVIINDIPATETEPLPTIRQYLEAHQIPVFGMLPRSQLLRSVSVKELVRQLNAEVLCRPDRLDLLVEELTIGAMNVSAALKYFRKANNMAVITGGDRTDIQWAALETSTHCLILTGHLPPSPAILARAEELEIPILSVDLDTLTAVEIVDRAFGQVRLHEIAKVKCVEQMIQEHVDGDRLLTQLGLLTVEA; encoded by the coding sequence GTGGGAAAGCATTTATTGATTGGCTCAATGGTTCCCTATAGCGGCAAGTCTGCAACGATTATAGGCTTGGCCAAGCTCTGTCGCGATCGCCATCTGCGCATTGCCTATGGTAAGCCCCTGGGTACATACCAACCCGCCACCGATAGTGAAGACACCGAAGCCGATGTCAGCTTTTTACAGGAAACCCTCAACCTGGAGAATGTACGGCCCACCTTGCTCACCCTGACGCCAGAAGCCATCAAGGCGCGACTTACGGGCACAGATCAGCAGGATTATCGCCAAGCCCTAGCAGCCTATCACCACATCAACAGCGAAGACTTGGTGCTTCTCGAAGGGCCAGCAACATTGGCAGAGGGGCGACTGTTTGATTTGGACTTAGCTCAGATGGCAGCGGTGTTGGAGGCACCGATTTTACTGGTGGTGCGCTATGAATCCCCCTTGGTGGTGGAATTGCTCCTCCTAGCCAAGTCGGAATTGGGCGATCGCCTCTTGGGGGTGATCATCAACGATATTCCCGCAACCGAGACCGAACCCTTGCCTACTATTCGCCAATATCTCGAGGCCCACCAAATTCCAGTTTTTGGTATGTTACCCCGCAGTCAGTTGCTGCGCAGTGTCAGTGTCAAGGAACTGGTACGCCAGCTAAATGCCGAAGTTTTATGCCGTCCTGATCGCTTGGATTTGCTAGTAGAAGAACTCACCATTGGCGCAATGAATGTCAGTGCTGCCCTGAAGTATTTCCGGAAAGCGAACAATATGGCGGTGATTACCGGGGGCGATCGCACCGATATTCAATGGGCGGCCTTAGAGACCTCCACCCACTGCCTGATTCTCACGGGACATTTGCCGCCTTCCCCTGCCATTCTTGCCCGTGCCGAAGAGTTGGAAATTCCTATTCTCTCTGTGGATCTGGATACACTAACGGCAGTCGAAATTGTGGATCGTGCCTTTGGTCAGGTGCGTCTTCATGAAATTGCCAAAGTTAAGTGTGTCGAGCAAATGATTCAGGAGCATGTGGATGGCGATCGCCTGCTGACCCAGTTGGGCCTCTTGACGGTTGAGGCCTAG
- a CDS encoding esterase-like activity of phytase family protein, which translates to MHWRRLLMGLLFLGLLWGCALPQVRAEERLFLNVGVELRGEVQLAVGSQWQNTEVGGLSGLTYDPRQRQFYAISDDRQQPRFYTLEITPETITPKGVTFLQQMNGEVYPPNTADTEGIALTPEGHLLMSSEGVTATASSPWIKEFERSNGRTITALPIPKYYLPNGQQGIRNNLGFEALTLSPAGDRLFVGVESALAQDVRPNIPIYCRLLHYLRGDVAPVLLAEHLYPLAPSEAVFNGLVELLALDNGGHFLSLERTYSPGVGHGIKLFEVSLAGATDTLGMATLPVDLRTIRPVQKRLVLDLNTLGIPLTNLEGMSFGPPLADGARSLYIIGDNNFDGKTPTQVLIFALTVKR; encoded by the coding sequence ATGCACTGGCGACGCTTGCTCATGGGACTTCTGTTCCTTGGCTTACTGTGGGGATGTGCCCTGCCCCAAGTGCGAGCAGAGGAGCGTCTGTTTCTCAATGTGGGGGTAGAACTTCGCGGCGAAGTCCAATTAGCCGTTGGCAGCCAGTGGCAAAATACCGAGGTGGGAGGGCTGTCGGGTTTGACCTACGATCCGCGGCAACGGCAGTTCTATGCCATTAGTGACGATCGCCAGCAACCTCGGTTTTACACCCTCGAGATCACTCCCGAAACCATTACCCCCAAGGGCGTGACCTTTCTCCAGCAGATGAATGGTGAGGTGTATCCGCCCAACACCGCCGATACTGAGGGAATTGCGCTGACGCCCGAGGGACACCTGCTGATGAGCAGTGAAGGGGTAACGGCGACAGCGAGCTCGCCCTGGATCAAGGAGTTTGAGCGCAGCAATGGGCGCACCATTACAGCACTACCCATTCCCAAATACTATCTGCCCAATGGTCAGCAAGGGATTCGTAATAATCTTGGCTTTGAGGCGCTGACACTTTCCCCGGCGGGCGATCGCTTGTTTGTCGGTGTTGAATCTGCCCTTGCCCAAGATGTCCGCCCCAATATCCCGATTTACTGCCGTCTGCTTCATTACCTGCGGGGGGATGTTGCCCCGGTGTTGCTGGCGGAGCATCTCTATCCATTGGCTCCCTCAGAGGCAGTGTTTAATGGCCTCGTAGAGCTACTTGCCCTTGACAATGGTGGCCATTTTCTCAGCTTGGAGCGCACCTACAGTCCGGGGGTGGGACATGGCATCAAACTCTTTGAAGTATCCCTGGCGGGAGCGACAGATACCCTTGGCATGGCCACACTACCAGTTGATCTGCGTACAATCCGTCCTGTGCAGAAACGGTTGGTTTTGGATTTGAACACCTTGGGGATTCCCCTGACCAATTTGGAAGGGATGAGTTTTGGCCCCCCCTTGGCCGATGGGGCGCGATCGCTCTATATCATTGGCGACAACAACTTTGACGGCAAAACGCCGACCCAAGTCCTGATATTTGCCCTGACTGTCAAACGCTAG
- a CDS encoding Tic22 family protein — MKRLAHLGVLAGLVSSLWLAPAIGRYETATALPEEQVLQILNNVPVFMITNDKGEPLTFEIPNPQDRNKKTQVFTFFINQKDAEGALNAIKTQQPEIGRVARISAAALSGAVKIALESRKNPVVGVDIIPSKPQLEAAVNLLKQSGDLVERDGKILTKDGKPFIGGTPLFFLADSKTGNPIAVEAQVRENGQTRTQRFIPFYFDKMQLQREVDQARQQRPELVKDTGIRVVMLDNLVATMLSTNDPVAGQIQLVQTPEAIQFALQQRGGNNAQRPNPANQPASPQRPNPQGGGQGTNRSR, encoded by the coding sequence ATGAAGAGATTGGCACACTTGGGTGTTTTGGCAGGTTTAGTCAGTAGCCTGTGGCTCGCTCCCGCTATTGGCCGCTATGAGACTGCCACCGCCTTACCGGAAGAACAGGTGCTGCAGATTCTCAACAATGTGCCCGTTTTTATGATCACCAACGACAAAGGGGAGCCGCTGACATTTGAAATCCCTAACCCCCAAGATCGAAATAAGAAAACCCAAGTGTTTACGTTCTTTATTAATCAGAAAGATGCTGAAGGTGCCCTCAATGCTATCAAAACGCAGCAGCCGGAGATTGGTCGTGTGGCGCGGATTTCTGCAGCTGCCCTCAGTGGTGCGGTGAAAATTGCCCTCGAAAGCCGGAAAAATCCTGTTGTTGGTGTGGACATTATCCCCTCAAAACCCCAACTGGAGGCGGCGGTGAATCTGCTCAAACAAAGTGGTGATTTGGTCGAGCGCGATGGCAAAATTCTGACCAAGGATGGCAAACCGTTCATCGGTGGTACTCCCCTGTTTTTCCTAGCGGATAGCAAAACAGGCAACCCCATCGCCGTAGAAGCACAAGTGCGCGAAAACGGCCAGACCCGCACGCAGCGGTTTATTCCCTTTTACTTTGATAAAATGCAACTCCAACGGGAAGTGGATCAAGCCCGTCAGCAGCGACCGGAACTGGTGAAGGATACGGGTATCCGCGTGGTCATGCTGGATAATTTGGTGGCAACTATGCTGAGCACCAACGATCCCGTAGCTGGTCAAATTCAACTGGTACAAACTCCTGAGGCGATTCAGTTTGCCCTGCAACAGCGCGGTGGCAATAATGCCCAGCGCCCAAACCCAGCGAATCAACCCGCTTCCCCCCAACGGCCAAATCCCCAGGGGGGCGGTCAAGGCACAAATCGCAGCCGTTAA
- the corA gene encoding magnesium/cobalt transporter CorA, which yields MARKPFRFFRSVPPPPAQEEDNYLEDYFFDEPGAMPGTLSIEADAPPPTIILIDYQLDQASRRILETPEECGPYLRSPSVSWIDVQGIGDEEVMRRLGQVFQLHPIVLEDIVNVPQRPKVEDHDNYMVLITRMVTPKENEHGFYTEQVSFVLGQHFLLTVQEEPARDCFDMVRQRIRTSRGIIRRYGPDYLAYALLDAIIDGFYPVLEDYGERIEALEDAVVTHPSPAILEEVHQVRRELLALRRAIWPQRDAINAMIRDSSPLLSEEVRIYLRDCYDHAIQVLDMVETYRELAASLMEVYLSSIGNKMNEIMKILTIISTIFIPLTFIVGIYGMNFDPDASPWNMPELRWYWGYPACWVLMLTVAASLFFFFWHKGWFKRATSLAPLDPER from the coding sequence ATGGCCAGAAAACCCTTTCGCTTTTTCCGTAGCGTCCCCCCACCCCCTGCCCAGGAAGAAGATAACTATCTCGAAGATTACTTCTTTGATGAACCCGGAGCCATGCCCGGCACCCTCAGTATTGAGGCTGACGCTCCACCACCGACCATTATTCTCATTGACTATCAGCTAGATCAGGCCAGCCGTCGCATTTTAGAAACTCCGGAAGAATGTGGCCCCTACCTCAGGAGTCCGTCTGTCAGTTGGATTGATGTTCAAGGCATTGGTGATGAAGAGGTGATGCGGCGCCTCGGTCAAGTTTTTCAGCTGCACCCCATTGTTCTTGAGGACATTGTCAACGTTCCGCAGCGCCCCAAAGTTGAAGACCATGACAATTACATGGTCCTGATTACCCGCATGGTCACCCCCAAAGAAAATGAACACGGCTTTTATACCGAACAGGTGAGCTTTGTCTTGGGGCAACATTTCTTGCTCACCGTCCAGGAGGAACCCGCGCGGGACTGTTTTGACATGGTGCGGCAGCGGATTCGGACAAGTCGTGGCATTATTCGCCGCTACGGCCCCGATTATCTGGCCTATGCCCTCCTTGATGCCATTATTGATGGCTTTTATCCGGTTCTGGAGGACTATGGCGAGCGTATTGAGGCGCTAGAGGATGCTGTTGTTACCCATCCCAGTCCCGCCATTCTCGAAGAAGTCCACCAAGTGCGCCGCGAATTACTGGCGCTGCGCCGTGCCATTTGGCCGCAACGGGATGCCATCAATGCCATGATTCGAGATTCCAGCCCCCTCCTTTCGGAGGAGGTGCGCATCTATCTGCGGGATTGTTATGACCATGCAATTCAGGTGCTAGATATGGTGGAAACCTACCGTGAACTGGCGGCCAGTTTGATGGAGGTGTATCTTTCCTCCATTGGCAATAAAATGAACGAAATTATGAAAATTCTGACGATCATTTCAACGATTTTCATACCATTAACGTTTATTGTCGGTATCTATGGCATGAACTTTGATCCCGATGCCTCCCCTTGGAATATGCCGGAACTGCGGTGGTATTGGGGCTATCCGGCCTGCTGGGTGCTCATGCTCACCGTCGCGGCCAGTTTATTTTTCTTTTTCTGGCACAAGGGCTGGTTCAAAAGAGCTACCAGTTTGGCACCCCTAGACCCTGAACGCTAG
- a CDS encoding 4-hydroxybenzoate solanesyltransferase produces the protein MSIWVAIAQLLRWHKPAGRLILLIPALWSLTLASEGLPSLKLLLIITVGAIATSAAGCIVNDCWDRNIDPHVQRTQNRPLASRRLSLGVALGLMVIALLCAWGLTFYLTPLGYWLAVAAVPVILLYPLAKRVLPIPQLVLAVAWGFAVLIPWAAVQGRLTLTTAWLWAAVAMWTLAFDTVYAMPDRPDDRRLGVNSSALFFGAHAPLAIALFYALTVVLLMIVGLRAGLTWRFWLALAVTTYFWLRQSLQIYTHERRDTQTTTLPIQTYGRYFNENVWLGFLLWVGMWCPRP, from the coding sequence GTGTCAATTTGGGTCGCGATCGCCCAACTGTTGCGGTGGCATAAGCCGGCAGGTCGTTTGATTCTCCTCATTCCTGCCCTCTGGTCTTTGACATTGGCCAGTGAGGGCTTGCCGTCGTTGAAGTTGCTACTGATTATCACGGTGGGGGCGATCGCCACCAGTGCGGCGGGCTGCATTGTCAATGACTGCTGGGATCGCAATATTGACCCCCATGTGCAGCGGACTCAAAACCGCCCCCTAGCCAGTCGCCGACTCTCCCTTGGTGTGGCCTTGGGCTTGATGGTGATTGCTTTACTCTGTGCTTGGGGATTGACATTCTACCTCACTCCCTTGGGGTATTGGCTGGCGGTGGCCGCAGTGCCGGTGATTCTCCTCTATCCCTTGGCGAAGCGAGTGTTGCCAATTCCACAACTGGTCTTAGCAGTGGCCTGGGGGTTTGCTGTGCTCATTCCCTGGGCAGCGGTACAGGGACGCTTAACCTTGACCACCGCGTGGTTGTGGGCAGCAGTGGCGATGTGGACATTAGCCTTTGATACGGTGTATGCCATGCCCGATCGCCCCGACGATCGCCGACTGGGGGTCAATTCCAGTGCCTTATTTTTCGGTGCCCATGCGCCCTTGGCGATCGCCCTATTTTATGCGCTGACGGTGGTATTGCTCATGATTGTTGGCTTGAGGGCAGGACTCACTTGGCGATTTTGGCTGGCTTTGGCAGTCACCACCTACTTTTGGCTGCGCCAATCCCTGCAAATTTATACCCACGAGCGCCGTGATACCCAAACAACAACGCTCCCCATTCAGACCTATGGTCGTTACTTCAATGAAAATGTCTGGTTGGGCTTTTTGCTCTGGGTGGGGATGTGGTGCCCTAGGCCTTAG
- a CDS encoding 2-phosphosulfolactate phosphatase family protein encodes MKIYTYHTPEGVPADWQPDCAIAVDVLRATTTIATALAAGAEAVQVFSDLTELEQVSQQWPAAKRIRVGERGGKKVAGFDMGNSPAECLPERVRGCRLFMSTTNGTRSLERIQASPLVLAAALVNRAAVAEFVQKHQPQTLWIVGSGWEGSYSLEDTVCAGALIHYLWGQQDAPLETLAGNDETIAATALYRYYQDDLLTLFHHSSHGQRLLNLGHEADLKYCAQVDILAIVPWQVSPKLLTKA; translated from the coding sequence ATGAAAATCTATACCTACCACACACCAGAGGGGGTACCAGCCGACTGGCAACCCGACTGTGCCATTGCTGTTGATGTCCTGCGGGCAACCACCACGATCGCCACTGCTCTAGCCGCTGGAGCAGAAGCCGTTCAAGTCTTTAGTGATCTGACAGAACTCGAACAAGTCAGTCAGCAATGGCCGGCAGCCAAGCGGATTCGCGTCGGTGAACGGGGGGGGAAAAAAGTTGCTGGCTTTGACATGGGCAACTCCCCTGCGGAATGCTTGCCGGAGCGGGTGAGAGGCTGTCGCCTCTTTATGAGCACGACCAATGGCACCCGTTCCCTTGAGCGAATTCAGGCAAGTCCCCTCGTTCTCGCCGCTGCCCTTGTCAATCGTGCCGCCGTTGCTGAGTTTGTCCAAAAACATCAACCGCAAACCCTCTGGATTGTTGGTTCGGGCTGGGAAGGCAGCTATTCCCTCGAAGATACCGTCTGTGCTGGCGCACTGATTCATTACCTCTGGGGTCAACAGGATGCCCCCCTCGAAACCCTTGCTGGCAATGACGAAACCATTGCTGCCACTGCTCTGTACCGCTACTACCAAGATGATCTATTGACCCTCTTTCACCATTCCAGCCACGGGCAGCGCCTCCTTAATCTGGGCCATGAAGCCGATCTCAAATACTGTGCCCAAGTGGATATTCTGGCAATTGTGCCGTGGCAGGTTTCTCCCAAGCTCTTGACTAAGGCCTAG